The DNA sequence GTGGAAAATATCCATGATTTATGGGATCGCGTGCTTCAGGAAATTGAACGGAAAATCAGCAAGCCGAGCTTTGAGACTTGGCTCAAGTCAACGAAAGCCCACTCTTTGCGTGGTGACACGCTCGTCATCGTAGCCCCGAACGAGTTTGCTAGAGACTGGCTTGATTCCCGTTATTCCCATTTAATTGGGGAAACGATCTACGCCATTACCGGCGAAGAGCTGGCCGTCAAATTTATCATTCCGCCAAACCAGGCTGACGAAGAACTCGAGTTTCAACCGGCCAAAAAACAGCGGAAGCAGTACGAGGAAGCGAATGATTTCCCGCAAAGCATGTTAAATCCGAAATATACATTCGACACGTTTGTCATCGGCTCCGGCAACCGGTTCGCCCATGCTGCATCACTCGCGGTCGCCGAAGCCCCGGCCAAGGCGTACAACCCGCTTTTCATTTACGGCGGAGTCGGACTTGGAAAAACGCATTTGATGCACGCGATCGGCCATTACGTCATTGAACATAACCCGTCCGCGAAAGTTGTCTATTTATCTTCAGAAAAGTTTACAAACGAGTTTATTAACGCCATTCGCGACAACCGCCCGGACGATTTTCGCAACAAGTATCGAAACGTTGACGTTCTGCTAATCGATGATATTCAGTTCTTGGCTGGAAAAGAACAAACGCAGGAGGAATTTTTCCATACGTTTAACACGCTGCACGAGGAAAGCAAGCAAATCGTCATTTCAAGCGACCGGCCGCCTAAAGAAATCCCGACGCTTGAAGACCGCTTGCGTTCGCGCTTTGAATGGGGGCTGATCACCGACATCACGCCGCCTGATTTGGAAACGCGGATCGCCATCCTCCGAAAAAAAGCGAAAGCGGAAGGGTTTGACATTCCGAACGAAGTGATGCTTTATATCGCCAATCAAATCGATTCGAACATCCGTGAGCTCGAAGGCGCCCTCATCCGCGTCGTCGCCTACTCATCGCTTATCAATAAAGAAATCACGGCTGACCTGGCAGCGGAAGCATTGAAGGATATCATTCCGAGCGCGAAGCCCAAAGTGATCACGATCCAAGACATTCAGCGCGTTGTTGGACAGCATTTCAATATTAAGCTTGAAGACTTTAAGGCAAAAAAACGGACAAAATCGGTCGCGTTCCCCCGGCAAATCGCCATGTATCTCTCCCGCGAACTGACCGACTGTTCGCTGCCGAAAATCGGCGACGAATTTGGCGGCCGCGATCATACGACGGTCATCCACGCCCATGAAAAAATATCAAAGCTTTTGCAAACCGACACGCAGCTGCAGAAACATGTGAAAGAAATCCAAGAAAAGCTGAAGCAACTGTGAATAACCGCCGCCGTCTTACGCACAGCTTATCCACATGTGGGCAAGCTGTGCTTGCTTCGCTTTTCTTGGTTATCCACATACCAACAAGCCATACTACTAGTACTACGGTTTTTATTTTTTATATTTTTATAATTTATTTCCGATCACCATTAAAACGAGGAGGAACAGCAAGTGAACATCTCGATTGACCGTGAAGCGCTGACAAGAAGTGTCCAAGATGTGATGAAAGCTGTATCGACGAGAACGACGATTCCGATTTTGACAGGGATTAAACTGACAGCGACGGCCCTTGGGGTGACATTGACAGGCAGCGACTCCGATATTTCGATCGAGTCGTTCATTCCGCTTGAAAAAGAAGGTCGGCTGCTCGTTGATGTCAAAAGGCCGGGAAGCATCGTGCTGCAAGCTCGCTTTTTTGCTGAAATTGTCAAAAAGCTGCCGCAGCAAACTGTCGAGATCGAGACGGAAGACAACTTTTTGACTGTCATCCGCTCAGGCCACTCGGAATTCCGTCTCAATGGCTTAAATGCCGACGAATATCCGCGGTTGCCGCAAATTGAGGAAGAAAACGTCTTTCAAATTCCGGCTGATCTATTGAAGACAATCATCCGACAAACTGTTTTTGCTGTTTCAACATCGGAAACGCGCCCCATCTTGACAGGTGTCAACTGGAAAGTGGAGAATAACGAACTCGTCTGCACGGCGACAGACAGCCATCGTTTGGCGATGCGAAAGGTAAAAATTGAAGCAGGACATGCTGTGTCGTACAACGTCGTCATTCCGGGGAAAAGTCTAAACGAGCTGAGCAAAATTTTGGACGACGGCAGCGCTCCGGTTGATATTGTCATAACGGCCAACCAAGTGTTGTTTAAAGCGGAACATCTTCTTTTCTTTTCCCGGCTGCTTGACGGAAACTATCCGGAAACAGCCCGCCTGATTCCGACAGAAAGCAAAACAACGATGACCGTCAATGCGAAAGAGTTTTTGCAAGCGATTGACCGGGCATCACTGCTTGCAAGGGAAGGGAGAAACAATGTCGTGAAACTGACGACGCTCCCGGGAGGGCTGTTGGAAATTTCCTCGGTTTCTCCAGAAATCGGGAAAGTGACGGAACAGTTGCAGGCCGAATCACTTGAAGGGGAAGAGTTAAACATCTCGTTCAGCGCAAAATATATGATGGATGCACTCCGGGCCCTTGATGGCACCGATATTCAAATCAGTTTCACCGGGGCAATGCGCCCGTTCGTGCTGCGTCCGCTTTACACCGACTCGATGCTGCAGCTCATTTTGCCGGTAAGAACATATTGATGTATGTCGGAAACGCATAAAAGGCGATCTAGTCATGGACGCCGTCCTTTTCGCAATGCCTCCGATGGAGAGGATGGGGACAATTGCGTCCCATTCTCTTCATCGGCTTTCTTTGCGGGCGGGCGATGTTTTCGATAAAATAAAGGAATAGGCGACTTAGAGGAAAGCGAGCGATGAACGGATGGAACAAACGGTGACGATTAAAACGGAAACGATCACGTTAGGACAGCTGTTGAAGCTTGTGCAGTTAATTGATACAGGCGGCGCTGCGAAATGGTTTTTGCAGGAATACAACGTGCTCGTCAATGGCGAAAGAGAGACCCGGCGCGGGCGGAAGTTAAAAGACGGCGACCGGGTGGATGTGGAGCAAATCGGCACGTTTGTCGTTGTACGGGCAGAGTAGGTGAAGATCGGGTGTTTTTAACCGACTTAGTGTTAACGAACTACCGCAACTACGAACATGAAATGGTGAATTTCAGCCAAGGGGTCAACGTCATTCTCGGGGAAAATGCCCAAGGGAAGACAAACATGATGGAGGCCATTTATGTATTGGCCATGGCGAAATCGCACCGCACATCGAACGATAAAGACCTTATCCGTTGGAATGAAGAGTATGCTAAAATAGAAGGAAGAGCGGAAAAACGAAGCGGTTCTCTTGCCCTTGAACTGCTTATCTCAAAAAAAGGGAAAAAAGCGAGATGCAACCATATTGAGCAGCGACGGCTCAGCCAATATGTCGGGCAGTTAAATGTAGTCATGTTCGCTCCGGAAGACTTGAATCTGGTCAAAGGAAGTCCGCAAGTGCGGCGGCGGTTTATCGATATGGAAATCGGACAAGTATCCCCCGTTTATATACATGATTTGGGGCAATACCAAAAACTGTTGCAGCAGCGCAACCACTGCTTGAAGATGATGCAGACGCGCGAGAGGGGCGGCGAGGCGGTGCTTGACGTATTAACCGAACAGCTCGCCGTGCTGGCGGCGAAGATTACGTTGCGGCGCCGCCAGTTTTTATCGCTGCTTGAGCAGTGGGCGATGCCGATCCACCGTGAAATCAGCCGCGGAGCTGAACAACTCGGCATTCGGTATGAACCGTCGGTCGACGTATCAGAAAAGGCAGAATTGTCGAGAATAGTAGAAGCATACTGCGAAACGTTCGCTTCCTTGCGAAAACGGGAAATCGAGCGGGGAACGACGCTTGCCGGCCCGCATCGCGATGACATCGCGTTTATCGTCAACGGAAAAAACGTCCAAACGTTCGGTTCCCAAGGGCAACAGCGCACAACCGCGCTGGCGGTGAAACTGGCGGAAATTGAGCTCATCTTTTCCGAGTTAGGTGATTACCCCATTTTGTTGCTCGATGATGTGCTGTCCGAACTTGATGACTTTCGGCAAACCCACCTCTTAGATGCGATCCGAAAAAAAGTGCAAACTTTCGTGACCACAACGAGCATTGACGGCATTAAGCACGATATCATTCAAGAAGCGGCTATTTATCGAGTCCACTCCGGTTCGGTAGCTGCTCCTTCTTGACCGCAAAACGTTGAACGTTTGCAAAGAAAGCGTAGGTGATCTGGCATGACAATGGAACAACGGGTTGAGCGAGCGTACGACGCGAGCCAAATCCAAGTGCTCGAAGGCCTTGAAGCAGTTCGAAAGCGCCCGGGGATGTACATCGGCTCGACGGGGCCTAAAGGGCTGCACCACCTCGTTTGGGAAATCGTCGACAACAGCATTGACGAAGCATTAGCCGGCTATTGCACGGAAATTCATGTGACGATCGGAAAGGATAACAGCATCACGGTCGCTGACAACGGGCGCGGCATTCCAGTCGATGTGCATGAGGCAACCGGACGGCCGGCTGTTGAGGTCATCATGACCGTTCTGCACGCCGGCGGGAAGTTCGGCGGCGGCGGTTATAAAGTATCCGGCGGCTTGCACGGCGTCGGCGCCTCGGTCGTCAACGCCTTGTCGGAATGGCTGGAAGTTTACGTATACCGAGATGGGAAAATCCATTATCAAAAATACGAGCGGGGCAATCCGTGCACCGATCTGCAAGTCATCGGCGAGACGGACCGAACCGGGACGACGACCCGCTTTAAGCCGGATCCGGAAATTTTTACAGAAACGACCGAGTTTGATTACGAAACGTTGGCCGCCCGGCTGCGCGAGCTCGCCTTTTTGAACCGCGGCTTGAAAATCACCTTGACGGATGAACGGGTTGACAACCGGAAAAGTGAATACTTTTATGAAGGCGGCATCCGCTCTTACGTCCGCCATTTGAATCGGACGCGGGAAGTGTTGCACGAAGAGCCGATTTACATTGCCGGCGAGCGCGACGGCATCGCTGTCGAAATCGCCTTGCAGTACAACGACGGCTATACGAGCAACATTTATTCATTCGTGAATAATATCCATACGCACGAAGGCGGCACGCATGAATCCGGCTTTAAAATGGCGTTGACGCGCATCATCAATGACTACGCCCGCAAACAGCAAATTTTCAAGGACAATGATGCCAATTTGACGGGGGAAGATGTGCGGGAAGGGCTGACGGCCATTGTGTCAATCAAACACCCCTCCCCGCAATTTGAGGGGCAGACGAAAACAAAGCTCGGCAACAGCGATGCGCGCACGGTGACGGACGCTGTCTTTTCTGAACAATTTGAAACGTTTTTGCTCGAACACCCGACCATTGCCCGAAAAATTGTCGAAAAAGGGATGATGGCCGCCCGCGCCCGCCTAGCGGCCAAAAAGGCGCGCGAACTGACGCGGCGCAAAAGCGCGCTTGAAGTCTCCAATTTGCCGGGCAAACTTGCCGACTGCTCGTCAAGAGATCCGTCGATCAGCGAGCTGTATATCGTGGAGGGGGATTCGGCGGGCGGTTCAGCGAAACAAGGGCGCGACCGCCATTTCCAGGCAATTTTGCCGTTGCGTGGGAAAATTCTCAACGTTGAGAAGGCAAGAATCGACAAAATCTTGTCCAACAACGAAGTGCGGGCGATCATCACCGCTCTTGGCACCGGCATTGGCGAAGAGTTCGACATCTCAAAGGCGCGTTATCATAAAGTCATCATTATGACCGATGCGGACGTCGACGGCGCTCATATCCGCACGCTTCTTTTGACATTCTTTTATCGCTACATGCGTCAATTTATCGAGCACGGCTATGTGTACATCGCCCAACCGCCCCTTTATAAAATCGAACAAGGAAAACAAGTGCGCTACGCTTACAACGACCGCCAGCTCGAAAAAATTCTTGCTGAGCTGCCGGAACAACCGAAGCCGACAATCCAACGCTACAAAGGGTTGGGCGAGATGAACCCAGAGCAACTTTGGGAGACGACGATGAACCCGGAAAAGCGAACATTGCTTCAAGTCAGCTTGCAAGATGCCATTGACGCAGATGAAACGTTTGAAATTTTAATGGGCGACAAAGTCGAGCCACGCCGCCAATTTATCGAAGAAAACGCCCGTTATGTGAAAAACTTGGACATTTAGGATGAAAAGAGAGGGATGGGGCCGCCCTCCTCGCTTCTTTTTGCCGACGGGGCCAACCGGGGCGCAAACGAAGCGGCGCCCGCCGTCCGCCTATGTCTGCTCCCTGTAAAGGCAGACCGGGCCGAAGAAGGCTCAAAAGGGAGGTTTATATGAATGGCAGAACATGAACAATCGCGCATTCGCGAAGTCAATATCAGCCAGGAAATGCGCTCGTCGTTCCTTGACTACGCCATGAGCGTCATCGTTTCCCGCGCCTTGCCGGATGTGCGCGATGGGCTGAAACCGGTGCACCGCCGCATTTTATATGCCAT is a window from the Geobacillus stearothermophilus ATCC 12980 genome containing:
- the dnaA gene encoding chromosomal replication initiator protein DnaA — protein: MENIHDLWDRVLQEIERKISKPSFETWLKSTKAHSLRGDTLVIVAPNEFARDWLDSRYSHLIGETIYAITGEELAVKFIIPPNQADEELEFQPAKKQRKQYEEANDFPQSMLNPKYTFDTFVIGSGNRFAHAASLAVAEAPAKAYNPLFIYGGVGLGKTHLMHAIGHYVIEHNPSAKVVYLSSEKFTNEFINAIRDNRPDDFRNKYRNVDVLLIDDIQFLAGKEQTQEEFFHTFNTLHEESKQIVISSDRPPKEIPTLEDRLRSRFEWGLITDITPPDLETRIAILRKKAKAEGFDIPNEVMLYIANQIDSNIRELEGALIRVVAYSSLINKEITADLAAEALKDIIPSAKPKVITIQDIQRVVGQHFNIKLEDFKAKKRTKSVAFPRQIAMYLSRELTDCSLPKIGDEFGGRDHTTVIHAHEKISKLLQTDTQLQKHVKEIQEKLKQL
- the dnaN gene encoding DNA polymerase III subunit beta, with translation MNISIDREALTRSVQDVMKAVSTRTTIPILTGIKLTATALGVTLTGSDSDISIESFIPLEKEGRLLVDVKRPGSIVLQARFFAEIVKKLPQQTVEIETEDNFLTVIRSGHSEFRLNGLNADEYPRLPQIEEENVFQIPADLLKTIIRQTVFAVSTSETRPILTGVNWKVENNELVCTATDSHRLAMRKVKIEAGHAVSYNVVIPGKSLNELSKILDDGSAPVDIVITANQVLFKAEHLLFFSRLLDGNYPETARLIPTESKTTMTVNAKEFLQAIDRASLLAREGRNNVVKLTTLPGGLLEISSVSPEIGKVTEQLQAESLEGEELNISFSAKYMMDALRALDGTDIQISFTGAMRPFVLRPLYTDSMLQLILPVRTY
- the yaaA gene encoding S4 domain-containing protein YaaA, which produces MEQTVTIKTETITLGQLLKLVQLIDTGGAAKWFLQEYNVLVNGERETRRGRKLKDGDRVDVEQIGTFVVVRAE
- the recF gene encoding DNA replication/repair protein RecF (All proteins in this family for which functions are known are DNA-binding proteins that assist the filamentation of RecA onto DNA for the initiation of recombination or recombinational repair.) — its product is MFLTDLVLTNYRNYEHEMVNFSQGVNVILGENAQGKTNMMEAIYVLAMAKSHRTSNDKDLIRWNEEYAKIEGRAEKRSGSLALELLISKKGKKARCNHIEQRRLSQYVGQLNVVMFAPEDLNLVKGSPQVRRRFIDMEIGQVSPVYIHDLGQYQKLLQQRNHCLKMMQTRERGGEAVLDVLTEQLAVLAAKITLRRRQFLSLLEQWAMPIHREISRGAEQLGIRYEPSVDVSEKAELSRIVEAYCETFASLRKREIERGTTLAGPHRDDIAFIVNGKNVQTFGSQGQQRTTALAVKLAEIELIFSELGDYPILLLDDVLSELDDFRQTHLLDAIRKKVQTFVTTTSIDGIKHDIIQEAAIYRVHSGSVAAPS
- the gyrB gene encoding DNA topoisomerase (ATP-hydrolyzing) subunit B gives rise to the protein MTMEQRVERAYDASQIQVLEGLEAVRKRPGMYIGSTGPKGLHHLVWEIVDNSIDEALAGYCTEIHVTIGKDNSITVADNGRGIPVDVHEATGRPAVEVIMTVLHAGGKFGGGGYKVSGGLHGVGASVVNALSEWLEVYVYRDGKIHYQKYERGNPCTDLQVIGETDRTGTTTRFKPDPEIFTETTEFDYETLAARLRELAFLNRGLKITLTDERVDNRKSEYFYEGGIRSYVRHLNRTREVLHEEPIYIAGERDGIAVEIALQYNDGYTSNIYSFVNNIHTHEGGTHESGFKMALTRIINDYARKQQIFKDNDANLTGEDVREGLTAIVSIKHPSPQFEGQTKTKLGNSDARTVTDAVFSEQFETFLLEHPTIARKIVEKGMMAARARLAAKKARELTRRKSALEVSNLPGKLADCSSRDPSISELYIVEGDSAGGSAKQGRDRHFQAILPLRGKILNVEKARIDKILSNNEVRAIITALGTGIGEEFDISKARYHKVIIMTDADVDGAHIRTLLLTFFYRYMRQFIEHGYVYIAQPPLYKIEQGKQVRYAYNDRQLEKILAELPEQPKPTIQRYKGLGEMNPEQLWETTMNPEKRTLLQVSLQDAIDADETFEILMGDKVEPRRQFIEENARYVKNLDI